A window from Actimicrobium sp. CCC2.4 encodes these proteins:
- a CDS encoding XdhC family protein produces the protein MDSIDLDVLKTCDQWLRDGHRCELVTVIRTWGSSPRPQGATLAICDDGRVVGSVSGGCIEDDLIARVRSEGITRTVPEIVTYGITADEAHRFGLPCGGTIELALEPLSAQSRIGELLARLAQHELVARRLDLSSGAVELSLADAGAGLLHSATALTTIHGPRWRLLIIGAGQLSSFLAQIALGMEYHVTVCDPREEYRAGWQVHGVEVQHMMPDDLVMAMQLDSRSAVVALTHDPKLDDLALMEALKSEAFYVGAIGSRVNNAKRRERLALFDVTPAQIDKLHGPIGLYIGSKTPSEIAISILAELTAVKNGVLLPASAQVAQAKQDAEILASAAACSID, from the coding sequence ATGGACAGCATCGACCTCGACGTACTCAAAACCTGTGACCAGTGGCTGCGTGACGGTCACCGTTGCGAACTCGTTACCGTGATCCGCACCTGGGGTTCCAGCCCGCGTCCGCAGGGCGCAACGCTGGCCATTTGTGATGACGGCCGGGTGGTCGGTTCGGTCTCCGGTGGCTGCATCGAAGACGACCTGATCGCGCGCGTGCGTAGCGAAGGCATTACCCGCACCGTGCCCGAAATCGTGACTTACGGCATCACCGCCGATGAAGCGCACCGCTTCGGCTTGCCCTGCGGCGGCACCATCGAACTGGCGCTGGAGCCCTTGTCGGCGCAAAGCCGGATCGGCGAATTGCTGGCACGGCTGGCACAACATGAACTGGTCGCGCGCCGGCTTGACCTGTCCAGTGGCGCGGTGGAATTGTCCCTCGCCGACGCCGGTGCAGGCCTGCTGCATAGCGCCACGGCATTGACGACGATTCACGGACCGCGCTGGCGCTTGCTGATCATCGGTGCCGGCCAGCTGTCGAGCTTTCTGGCGCAGATCGCACTCGGCATGGAGTACCACGTGACCGTCTGCGATCCGCGCGAAGAATACCGCGCCGGCTGGCAGGTGCACGGCGTCGAAGTGCAGCACATGATGCCGGACGACCTCGTCATGGCCATGCAGCTCGACAGTCGCAGTGCCGTTGTGGCCCTGACGCATGATCCGAAACTCGATGACCTGGCACTGATGGAAGCCCTGAAGTCCGAGGCGTTCTATGTCGGTGCCATTGGTTCGCGTGTCAACAATGCCAAGCGTCGCGAACGGCTGGCATTGTTCGATGTCACGCCGGCCCAGATCGACAAACTGCATGGCCCGATCGGGCTGTACATCGGCAGCAAGACACCGTCCGAGATCGCCATTTCCATCCTGGCCGAGCTCACTGCCGTCAAGAACGGTGTGCTATTGCCGGCCTCGGCACAGGTCGCCCAAGCCAAGCAGGATGCCGAAATACTGGCGTCGGCAGCGGCCTGCAGCATCGACTGA
- the dcd gene encoding dCTP deaminase, protein MSIKSDTWIRRMAAETGMIEPFEPNQVREANGQKIVSYGTSSYGYDIRCADEFKIFTNINSTIVDPKNFDEKSFVDIKSDVCIIPPNSFALARTMEYFRIPRSVLTICLGKSTYARCGIIVNVTPFEPEWEGYVTLEFSNTTPLPAKIYAGEGCAQVLFFEADEVCETSYKDRNGKYQGQRGVTLPRA, encoded by the coding sequence ATGAGCATCAAGTCCGACACATGGATCCGCCGCATGGCCGCCGAAACCGGCATGATCGAACCGTTCGAGCCGAACCAGGTGCGCGAAGCCAATGGCCAGAAAATCGTTTCCTACGGCACCTCGTCGTACGGCTACGACATCCGCTGCGCCGATGAATTCAAGATCTTCACCAACATCAACTCAACCATCGTCGACCCGAAGAACTTCGATGAAAAATCCTTCGTCGATATCAAGAGCGATGTCTGCATCATTCCGCCGAACTCATTTGCGCTGGCCCGGACGATGGAGTATTTCCGGATACCACGCAGCGTATTGACCATCTGCCTCGGTAAATCGACTTATGCGCGTTGCGGCATCATCGTCAACGTCACGCCGTTCGAGCCGGAATGGGAAGGCTACGTCACGCTGGAGTTTTCCAACACGACGCCATTGCCCGCCAAAATTTATGCCGGCGAAGGCTGCGCCCAGGTGCTGTTCTTCGAAGCCGATGAAGTCTGCGAGACCTCGTACAAGGACCGCAACGGCAAATACCAGGGACAGCGCGGCGTGACCTTGCCGAGGGCTTGA
- a CDS encoding arginine/lysine/ornithine decarboxylase, producing the protein MKFRFPIVIIDEDFRSENTSGLGIRALADAMEKEGMEVLGVTSYGDLSQFAQQQSRASAFILSIDDEEFGAGSHEETDHALKSLRAFVAEIRHKNADIPIYLYGETRTSRHIPNDILRELHGFIHMFEDTPEFVARHIIREAKSYLDGLSPPFFRALVHYANDGSYSWHCPGHSGGVAFLKSPIGQMFHQFFGENMLRADVCNAVEELGQLLDHTGPVAASERNAARIFNADHCYFVTNGTSTSNKMVWHSTVAPGDIVVVDRNCHKSILHAIIMTGAIPVFLMPTRNHLGIIGPIPLSEFTMENIRKKIEANPFAREAKNKKPRILTITQSTYDGVIYNVETLKQMLDGEIDTLHFDEAWLPHATFHDFYKDMHAIGKDRPRAKKSMIFSTQSTHKLLAGLSQASQILVRESESVKLDQDAFNEAYLMHTSTSPQYSIIASLDVAAAMMEAPGGTALVEESILEALDFRRAMKKIDLEWGHDWWFQVWGPDTFSEDGIGERDDWMIRAEDDWHGFGNLAPGFNMLDPIKATIVNPGLSLDGKFGETGIPASIVTKYLAEHGVIIEKCGLYSFFIMFTIGITKGRWNTLLTALQQFKDDYDKNQPLWRILPEFAAANPRYERIGLRDLCQQIHDFYKAYDIARLTTEMYLSDMQPAMKPSDAFAMMAHREIDRVPIDELEGRVTSILLTPYPPGIPLLIPGERFNKTIVDYLKFARDFNEKFPGFETDVHGLVTREVDGKRGYFVDCVRK; encoded by the coding sequence ATGAAATTCCGCTTCCCTATCGTCATCATCGACGAGGACTTCCGCTCTGAAAACACCTCCGGCCTGGGCATCCGCGCCCTCGCCGATGCGATGGAAAAAGAAGGCATGGAAGTGCTCGGCGTGACCAGCTACGGCGACCTGTCGCAGTTCGCGCAACAGCAATCACGTGCCTCTGCTTTTATCCTCTCCATCGACGATGAAGAGTTCGGTGCCGGTTCGCACGAAGAAACCGACCACGCGCTCAAATCGCTGCGCGCCTTCGTCGCCGAAATCCGCCACAAGAATGCCGACATCCCGATTTACCTGTACGGCGAAACCCGCACCTCGCGCCATATCCCCAACGATATCCTGCGCGAACTGCACGGCTTCATCCACATGTTCGAAGACACACCGGAATTCGTCGCGCGCCACATCATCCGCGAAGCCAAGTCCTACCTCGATGGCCTGTCGCCCCCGTTCTTCCGCGCGTTGGTGCATTACGCCAATGACGGTTCGTACTCATGGCATTGCCCGGGTCACTCGGGCGGCGTAGCATTTTTGAAGTCGCCGATCGGCCAGATGTTTCATCAATTTTTTGGCGAGAACATGCTGCGCGCCGACGTCTGCAATGCTGTCGAAGAACTCGGCCAGCTGCTCGACCATACCGGTCCGGTCGCTGCCAGCGAACGCAACGCGGCACGCATCTTCAATGCCGACCACTGCTACTTCGTCACCAACGGCACCAGCACCAGCAACAAGATGGTCTGGCATTCGACGGTCGCGCCGGGCGACATCGTCGTGGTCGATCGCAACTGCCACAAGTCGATCCTGCACGCGATCATCATGACCGGTGCGATCCCGGTATTCCTGATGCCAACGCGCAATCACCTCGGCATCATCGGCCCGATTCCGCTGTCGGAATTCACGATGGAAAACATCCGCAAGAAGATCGAAGCCAATCCGTTTGCGCGCGAAGCCAAGAACAAGAAACCGCGCATCCTGACCATCACGCAATCGACTTACGACGGCGTGATCTACAACGTCGAAACCCTCAAGCAGATGCTTGACGGCGAAATCGATACGCTGCATTTTGACGAAGCATGGTTGCCGCATGCGACCTTCCATGACTTCTACAAGGACATGCACGCGATCGGCAAGGACCGCCCGCGCGCCAAGAAGTCGATGATTTTTTCGACGCAATCGACGCACAAGTTGCTGGCCGGCCTGTCACAGGCCTCGCAAATCCTGGTGCGCGAATCCGAATCCGTGAAACTCGACCAGGATGCCTTCAACGAGGCTTACCTGATGCACACCTCGACCTCACCGCAATATTCGATCATCGCTTCGCTCGATGTCGCGGCGGCGATGATGGAAGCACCGGGCGGTACTGCGCTGGTCGAGGAAAGCATTCTCGAAGCGCTGGACTTCCGCCGTGCGATGAAAAAGATCGACCTCGAATGGGGCCACGACTGGTGGTTCCAGGTCTGGGGACCGGACACCTTTTCCGAAGACGGCATCGGCGAGCGCGACGACTGGATGATCCGCGCCGAAGACGACTGGCATGGATTCGGTAACCTCGCGCCGGGCTTCAACATGCTCGACCCGATCAAGGCCACCATCGTCAACCCGGGCCTGTCGCTCGACGGCAAGTTCGGCGAGACCGGCATCCCGGCGTCGATCGTCACCAAGTACCTGGCCGAGCATGGCGTGATCATCGAGAAGTGCGGGCTGTATTCGTTCTTCATCATGTTCACGATCGGCATCACCAAGGGTCGCTGGAACACGCTGCTGACCGCATTGCAGCAGTTCAAGGACGACTATGACAAAAACCAGCCGCTGTGGCGCATCCTGCCCGAATTTGCGGCAGCCAATCCACGCTACGAGCGCATCGGCCTGCGCGATTTGTGCCAGCAGATCCATGATTTTTACAAGGCCTACGATATCGCGCGCCTGACTACCGAGATGTATCTGTCGGACATGCAGCCGGCGATGAAACCGTCGGATGCGTTTGCAATGATGGCGCACCGCGAAATCGACCGGGTACCGATCGACGAACTCGAAGGTCGTGTCACGTCTATCCTGCTGACGCCTTATCCGCCGGGTATTCCTCTGCTGATTCCTGGCGAGCGCTTCAACAAGACCATCGTCGATTACCTGAAATTCGCGCGGGATTTCAATGAGAAGTTTCCGGGCTTCGAGACCGATGTGCATGGTCTGGTGACGCGCGAGGTGGATGGCAAGCGCGGCTACTTCGTGGATTGCGTGCGCAAGTAG
- a CDS encoding dihydrofolate reductase: protein MTTLTLIVATDNAGGIGIRNTLPWKLPEDLAHFKRTTTGHPILMGRKTFESIGRPLPNRRNIVISRNPDWQHEGVETVASLQAALDLPQAAEVFVIGGAEIYRLALPLADRLIITEINQRFECDAFFPAIDQAEWVATAREPHQSISNGFDFAFVTYQRQKG, encoded by the coding sequence ATGACTACTCTGACCCTGATTGTCGCCACCGATAACGCCGGCGGCATCGGCATCCGCAACACGTTGCCGTGGAAACTGCCGGAAGATCTGGCCCATTTCAAGCGCACCACCACCGGCCATCCGATCCTGATGGGCCGCAAGACCTTCGAGTCGATCGGCCGGCCGCTACCAAACCGCCGCAACATCGTCATCAGCCGCAACCCGGACTGGCAGCACGAAGGCGTCGAGACCGTCGCCTCGCTGCAGGCGGCACTGGACTTGCCGCAGGCGGCCGAGGTCTTCGTCATCGGCGGTGCAGAAATCTACCGGTTGGCGCTGCCGCTGGCTGACCGTTTGATCATTACCGAAATCAACCAGCGCTTTGAGTGCGATGCGTTCTTCCCGGCGATCGATCAGGCAGAATGGGTTGCCACCGCACGCGAACCCCACCAGTCGATATCGAACGGATTCGATTTCGCCTTCGTCACTTACCAACGCCAGAAAGGTTAA
- a CDS encoding immunoglobulin domain-containing protein, with protein sequence MKVSQNVKSWTIAAVSALLIAGCGGGGSSNDGATSPPAGDAPPAAAGASGRVTGTAVASDTGLPLGSVQVQLAGKTVLTAVDGSFSQDEVASAERLVVRLVRDGYADAYATTAVTAGATASVTARMTPISASATFDNSAGATVTDSTSPARVTLPPSSIVDAVTGAAPQGAVTVRLAAINPATNPANMPGDYTTSAGSTIESFGALSVQLRDAAGKSLNLAPGKTATIRIPLASRSGLPPPTIPLFYFNETTGLWVEEGVATLAGVAPNQYYEGSVKHFTVWNADKVADTIFVNGCVASADGKLLSGATVLSSGIDYSGSTTGNTDSQGKFRIAMRRNGLASIGATYPRSSLAVKAGPSSTDITLPACLELLSPGAIVPPSFLASPDSISAPNGTPVDFRAVMANGDTVTYQWSRNGRPITGATESRYRLPAVSPADDKAQFTVTATNKAGSVTSAPATLTVTPGVPPAELSKLVKLLLQSFDLGTMVSSPSSEFIDGDVVDKMRWLNPALACRTGSATGSFNGQAIPVGTELASGSNRISGTFNDCAVVSNSGVVLNGTANISYTLDAGLTRYSDIGEITNFRLRKDVGTPDATDLTGNGSVQFVSTRSRATGPTDFLATMTPVPGSTLRDNLTGQLTQFTGGDIVFSGFVNATGVVLEGSTEHRNVSFIFDGVPYVANGTLSFKSPVGGIPSGSGQLSLMRNGFQVGRIFVTPDGYFVEINGVVQRF encoded by the coding sequence ATGAAAGTCAGTCAGAACGTCAAATCATGGACCATAGCCGCAGTGAGCGCGTTGCTCATTGCCGGATGCGGCGGTGGTGGTAGCAGCAACGACGGGGCGACATCACCCCCGGCCGGCGATGCGCCGCCGGCAGCCGCGGGCGCATCAGGTCGCGTCACCGGCACCGCCGTCGCCAGCGATACCGGCTTGCCACTCGGCAGCGTGCAAGTCCAGCTCGCCGGCAAAACCGTCCTCACGGCGGTCGATGGCAGTTTTAGCCAGGACGAGGTCGCCAGCGCTGAGCGGCTGGTCGTGCGTCTCGTGCGTGACGGTTACGCCGATGCCTACGCCACCACCGCGGTCACGGCCGGCGCGACCGCCAGCGTCACCGCCCGCATGACGCCCATTTCTGCCAGTGCCACGTTCGATAACAGTGCCGGTGCCACCGTGACCGACAGCACCAGTCCGGCCCGCGTTACGCTGCCACCTTCCAGCATCGTCGACGCTGTCACCGGCGCAGCGCCGCAAGGTGCCGTCACCGTCCGGCTCGCCGCCATCAACCCCGCCACCAATCCGGCCAACATGCCGGGGGACTACACGACCAGCGCCGGTTCGACGATCGAGAGTTTTGGTGCGTTGTCGGTGCAGTTGCGCGATGCTGCGGGCAAGTCGCTCAACCTCGCACCTGGTAAAACTGCGACGATCCGCATCCCGCTAGCGAGCCGCTCGGGTTTGCCGCCACCGACAATTCCGCTGTTTTATTTCAATGAGACGACCGGCTTGTGGGTCGAGGAGGGCGTGGCGACGCTGGCGGGGGTTGCACCGAATCAGTATTACGAAGGAAGCGTCAAGCATTTTACGGTTTGGAATGCCGACAAGGTGGCGGACACCATCTTCGTCAATGGGTGTGTGGCAAGCGCCGACGGCAAATTATTGAGCGGGGCTACCGTGCTCAGTAGCGGCATCGATTACTCTGGATCCACCACCGGCAACACCGATTCACAAGGAAAATTCCGAATCGCAATGCGTCGTAATGGGTTGGCCAGCATCGGTGCAACTTACCCGCGCTCATCGTTAGCGGTAAAGGCCGGGCCATCATCGACTGACATTACCTTGCCTGCCTGCCTGGAACTTCTTTCGCCCGGAGCTATTGTTCCCCCGTCATTTCTTGCATCGCCGGATTCGATCAGCGCACCCAACGGCACGCCAGTGGACTTCCGGGCAGTGATGGCAAATGGCGATACGGTTACCTATCAATGGTCACGCAACGGACGTCCGATTACTGGCGCTACCGAATCCAGATACCGTTTGCCTGCTGTTTCTCCAGCCGACGATAAGGCGCAATTTACTGTGACTGCGACCAATAAAGCGGGTTCTGTGACCAGCGCACCGGCAACCCTGACAGTGACCCCTGGCGTACCTCCTGCCGAGCTGTCGAAGCTGGTGAAATTGCTGCTTCAATCTTTTGATCTGGGGACAATGGTCTCTTCCCCGTCAAGCGAGTTTATCGACGGCGACGTCGTGGATAAAATGCGCTGGCTAAATCCTGCTCTCGCCTGCCGCACGGGCAGCGCTACCGGGTCATTCAATGGCCAGGCAATACCGGTTGGTACGGAGTTAGCCAGCGGTAGCAACCGTATTAGTGGCACCTTCAATGATTGTGCGGTTGTTAGCAATTCTGGTGTGGTGCTCAATGGCACTGCGAATATCAGCTATACGCTCGATGCCGGCTTGACCCGTTATAGCGATATCGGTGAAATCACCAACTTCCGCCTCAGGAAGGATGTGGGTACGCCGGATGCAACCGACCTGACGGGTAACGGCAGCGTGCAATTTGTGTCTACAAGGTCGCGTGCCACTGGGCCCACAGATTTTTTAGCCACGATGACGCCGGTTCCCGGCTCGACATTGCGCGATAACCTGACCGGTCAACTGACCCAATTTACCGGCGGGGATATCGTATTTTCGGGTTTCGTGAACGCGACAGGAGTAGTTCTGGAAGGCAGCACCGAGCATCGTAATGTCAGTTTTATCTTTGATGGTGTGCCCTACGTGGCAAACGGGACCTTATCGTTCAAGTCACCTGTGGGGGGGATCCCCAGTGGGTCCGGGCAGCTAAGCCTGATGCGCAACGGCTTCCAGGTCGGGCGGATTTTTGTCACGCCGGACGGCTATTTCGTCGAGATCAACGGCGTGGTGCAACGCTTCTGA
- a CDS encoding DUF4337 domain-containing protein, with translation MSDGFHVHGPHDHAVEHAGHDGDKFSGRIAVMTAILATVGALFGYLGGATQNNAAMLKNDAAIKKTEASNQWNYYQAKSNKQNLAELAMSLPGVNVEKYKADAARYKSEKEEIKKAAEKLEAASLDFNAQSEAQMHEHHRWALATTAEQIAISLAAITLLTRRRWMQYLAYGIAAVGLGLGVLAWYPHLLGAAH, from the coding sequence ATGTCAGACGGTTTTCATGTCCACGGACCCCACGATCACGCGGTCGAACACGCCGGTCACGACGGCGACAAATTTTCGGGCCGCATCGCGGTCATGACGGCAATTCTGGCCACGGTCGGCGCGCTGTTTGGCTACCTGGGCGGTGCCACGCAGAACAATGCGGCGATGCTCAAGAACGATGCCGCCATCAAGAAAACCGAAGCCTCGAATCAGTGGAATTATTACCAGGCCAAATCGAACAAGCAAAACCTGGCCGAACTGGCGATGTCGCTGCCGGGCGTCAACGTCGAGAAGTACAAAGCAGACGCTGCGCGCTACAAATCCGAAAAAGAAGAGATCAAGAAAGCCGCCGAAAAACTGGAAGCAGCCTCGCTCGACTTCAACGCGCAGTCCGAAGCGCAAATGCATGAACACCACCGCTGGGCCCTGGCCACCACGGCCGAGCAGATCGCAATTTCTCTGGCAGCAATCACACTGCTGACGCGGCGGCGCTGGATGCAGTATCTTGCCTACGGCATTGCAGCTGTCGGCCTTGGTCTCGGTGTGCTGGCCTGGTACCCGCATTTGCTGGGCGCAGCGCACTAA
- a CDS encoding DMT family transporter, translating into MPKYWRRQRPAASTDDVTTPRLTVSTALLLTVPPLMWAGNAIVGRLVHEMVPPMTLNLLRWVIAFLILLPLAGSVLRPVSALWRSWRRFALLGLLGIGLYNSLQYLALQSSTPINVTLVAAGMPVWMMLVGGLFFGATVRRRQMLGAALSIAGVLLVLSRGDWHQLLRLQLVPGDLFMIAATIAWSFYSWLLMVPDEPTEIRSNWAAFLLAQVSFGVVWSGLFTTIEWRISEPHIAMSWTLAAAVLFVAVGPALIAFRCWGAGVQRAGPTVAGFFSNLTPLFAALMSSVFLGELPHVYHFAAFGLIVGGIVLSSMR; encoded by the coding sequence ATGCCGAAATACTGGCGTCGGCAGCGGCCTGCAGCATCGACTGACGACGTGACAACGCCCCGCCTGACGGTCTCGACAGCGCTGCTGCTGACCGTGCCACCGCTGATGTGGGCCGGCAATGCCATCGTCGGCAGGCTGGTGCACGAGATGGTGCCGCCGATGACGCTCAACCTGTTGCGCTGGGTGATTGCTTTCCTGATCCTGTTGCCGCTGGCCGGCTCCGTGCTGCGGCCCGTCAGTGCGCTCTGGCGCAGCTGGCGGCGCTTTGCGTTGCTGGGTTTGCTGGGCATCGGACTGTACAACTCGCTGCAATATCTGGCGCTGCAAAGCTCGACGCCCATCAACGTCACACTGGTGGCGGCCGGCATGCCGGTCTGGATGATGCTGGTTGGCGGGCTATTTTTTGGCGCGACCGTCAGACGCCGGCAAATGCTGGGAGCGGCGCTGTCGATTGCCGGCGTGCTGCTGGTGCTCAGTCGTGGCGACTGGCATCAGTTGCTGAGGTTGCAGCTGGTGCCGGGTGACCTGTTCATGATCGCCGCGACGATTGCCTGGTCGTTCTATAGCTGGCTGCTGATGGTGCCGGACGAACCGACAGAAATCCGCAGCAACTGGGCGGCATTCCTGCTGGCGCAAGTGAGTTTTGGTGTGGTCTGGTCGGGGCTGTTCACGACGATCGAATGGCGCATCAGCGAGCCGCACATCGCTATGAGCTGGACGCTGGCGGCGGCGGTACTGTTTGTCGCGGTCGGGCCGGCGCTCATTGCGTTTCGTTGCTGGGGTGCCGGCGTGCAGCGGGCCGGACCCACCGTAGCCGGATTTTTCAGCAACCTCACGCCGCTGTTTGCGGCGCTGATGTCATCGGTCTTTCTGGGGGAACTGCCGCATGTGTATCACTTTGCGGCGTTCGGGCTGATCGTCGGCGGCATTGTGCTGTCGTCGATGCGCTGA
- a CDS encoding AAA family ATPase gives MKVLEYIGLDTNAVTAAYRKVVAAIERDDFSAAQVKKLVSLSHGKFYRAKLGDADRLLFSLVRHGEQVCALMLEVILNHDYDKSRFLRGARVDEARIPDLDIPEALREAQPLRYLHPDSLTIHLLDKPISFDAAQEDIYRQSPPLIVVGSAGSGKTALTLEKLKQVSGEVLYVTHSAFLARNARDLYYANGYEQPGQEAIFLSYREFIESIRVPPGRDAQWRDFAGWFERVRVGFKGIDAHQAFEEIRGVITAGSAGVLDRAAYLALGVRQSIFSDEQRPALYDLFDKYRVWLDGSGLFDVNLVAQQWQALAAPRYDFVVIDEVQDLTAVQLALVLRTLKQPGRFLLCGDSNQIVHPNFFSWATVRSVFWHDPALAERQALRVLTANFRNGTEATRVANQLLKIKQQRFGSIDRESNFLVSSVGGTTGQVALMADKDNVKRDLDRQTRQSTRFAVLVMRDEDKPAARQHFGTPLLFSIHEAKGLEYDNIVLYRFVSDHRAEFAGIADGVDKQALDIDTLDYRRARDKTDKSLEVYKFFVNALYVALTRAISNLYLVESDVCHPLFDLLDLAAGGAVQVEAGRSSMEDWQKEAHKLELQGKQEQAEAIRRDILRQAAVPWPVFDTGKTRELMEKVLRDHVPGNKQRQQLYDIATCFDLPLLAQWLVVEARFDVAKNFAAQRTALQGKSYSPYFTNHIKDVLRQCDQYGVDHRLPLNQTPLMVAAIAGNIALAGALLDRGADREAVDHYGWNALHWAMREAFRDKDFARGPFAALYELLAPSSIDVSSGDRLVRIDRHLAEYLLFQTMWVLFSSRFTQPQRRRYAAFESAAILDAWQHMPANVVRPERRQRQHISSVLSRNEVERDYAHNRALFVRVMQGWYQFNPQLRVRRNLQGSDTWVPVFEALNLPLIGEFAAPFLADRIAAYLQAG, from the coding sequence ATGAAAGTACTTGAATACATCGGCCTCGATACCAACGCGGTCACTGCCGCCTATCGCAAGGTCGTGGCCGCCATCGAGCGCGATGATTTTTCGGCTGCGCAGGTCAAGAAACTGGTCAGCCTCAGTCACGGCAAGTTTTATCGCGCCAAGCTTGGCGACGCCGACCGCTTGCTGTTTTCGCTGGTGCGGCATGGCGAGCAGGTCTGTGCGCTGATGCTCGAAGTGATCCTCAATCACGACTATGACAAGTCCCGTTTCCTGCGCGGTGCGCGTGTCGACGAAGCGCGCATTCCGGATCTCGACATTCCCGAAGCACTGCGTGAGGCCCAACCGCTGCGCTATCTGCATCCCGATTCGCTCACTATCCATTTGCTCGACAAGCCGATCTCGTTCGATGCGGCGCAAGAAGACATTTACCGTCAGTCGCCGCCGCTGATCGTGGTCGGCAGCGCCGGCAGCGGCAAGACCGCGCTGACCCTCGAAAAACTCAAGCAGGTCAGCGGCGAGGTGCTGTATGTCACGCACTCGGCTTTCCTCGCCCGCAACGCCCGTGATCTGTATTACGCCAACGGCTACGAGCAGCCCGGCCAGGAAGCGATCTTTTTGTCGTACCGCGAATTCATCGAATCGATCCGGGTGCCGCCCGGACGCGACGCGCAATGGCGCGATTTTGCAGGCTGGTTCGAACGCGTGCGGGTCGGCTTCAAGGGCATCGATGCGCATCAGGCCTTCGAAGAAATCCGCGGTGTCATCACGGCCGGCAGCGCTGGCGTGCTCGATCGCGCAGCTTATCTGGCGCTGGGTGTCCGGCAGTCGATTTTCAGTGACGAGCAGCGCCCGGCGCTCTACGACCTGTTCGATAAATACCGCGTCTGGCTCGACGGGAGCGGCCTGTTCGATGTCAACCTGGTGGCGCAGCAATGGCAAGCGCTGGCCGCGCCGCGCTATGACTTCGTCGTCATTGACGAGGTGCAGGACCTGACCGCCGTGCAGCTCGCGCTGGTGTTGCGCACATTGAAGCAGCCCGGCCGGTTCCTGCTGTGCGGCGACTCGAACCAGATCGTCCATCCGAACTTTTTTTCGTGGGCTACCGTGCGCAGCGTGTTCTGGCACGATCCGGCGCTGGCCGAGCGCCAGGCGCTGCGCGTGCTGACCGCCAATTTCCGCAATGGCACCGAAGCCACCCGCGTGGCTAACCAGCTGCTGAAGATCAAGCAGCAGCGTTTCGGCTCGATCGACCGCGAGAGCAATTTCCTGGTCAGCAGTGTCGGCGGCACGACCGGGCAAGTCGCGCTGATGGCCGACAAGGACAACGTCAAGCGCGACCTCGATCGCCAGACCCGCCAGTCGACCCGCTTTGCGGTGCTGGTCATGCGCGATGAAGACAAGCCCGCTGCGCGCCAGCATTTCGGCACGCCCTTGCTGTTCTCCATCCATGAAGCCAAGGGGCTCGAGTACGACAACATCGTGCTGTACCGCTTTGTCTCGGATCATCGCGCCGAGTTTGCCGGCATCGCCGACGGCGTCGACAAGCAGGCGCTCGACATCGACACGCTGGACTACCGGCGTGCGCGCGACAAGACCGACAAGTCGTTGGAGGTCTATAAATTTTTCGTCAATGCGCTGTATGTGGCGCTGACGCGGGCGATCTCGAACCTGTATCTGGTCGAGTCCGATGTCTGCCATCCGTTGTTCGATCTACTCGACCTGGCCGCCGGCGGCGCGGTACAAGTCGAGGCCGGTCGCTCGTCGATGGAAGACTGGCAGAAGGAAGCGCACAAGCTCGAACTGCAAGGCAAGCAAGAGCAAGCCGAAGCGATCCGGCGCGACATCCTGCGTCAGGCTGCCGTGCCGTGGCCGGTCTTCGATACCGGCAAGACGCGCGAATTGATGGAGAAAGTCTTGCGTGACCACGTGCCCGGCAACAAGCAGCGTCAGCAGCTCTATGACATCGCTACCTGCTTCGATTTGCCGCTACTGGCGCAGTGGCTGGTGGTCGAGGCCAGGTTCGATGTGGCCAAAAATTTTGCGGCGCAACGCACCGCGTTGCAGGGCAAGAGCTATTCGCCGTATTTTACGAATCACATCAAGGACGTGCTGCGCCAGTGCGATCAGTACGGCGTTGATCACCGCCTGCCGCTGAACCAGACACCGCTGATGGTGGCAGCGATCGCCGGCAATATCGCGCTGGCCGGCGCCTTGCTCGACCGTGGTGCCGACCGCGAGGCCGTCGATCACTACGGCTGGAATGCGCTGCACTGGGCCATGCGCGAAGCCTTCCGCGACAAGGACTTCGCACGCGGCCCGTTCGCTGCCCTGTATGAATTGCTGGCACCATCCTCGATCGATGTCAGCAGCGGAGACCGGCTGGTGCGTATCGATCGGCATCTGGCCGAATATTTGCTGTTCCAGACGATGTGGGTGCTGTTTTCGTCGCGTTTTACGCAGCCCCAGCGGCGACGGTATGCGGCCTTCGAGTCGGCCGCCATCCTCGACGCGTGGCAGCACATGCCAGCCAACGTAGTCCGGCCCGAGCGCCGCCAGCGCCAGCATATTTCCAGTGTGCTGTCACGCAACGAAGTCGAGCGCGACTATGCCCACAACCGGGCCTTGTTCGTGCGGGTGATGCAGGGTTGGTACCAGTTCAATCCGCAGTTGCGGGTGCGCCGCAACCTGCAGGGCAGTGATACCTGGGTGCCGGTGTTCGAGGCCTTGAACCTGCCGCTGATTGGCGAGTTTGCCGCGCCGTTTCTGGCCGATCGCATCGCTGCCTATCTGCAGGCAGGCTGA